A portion of the Mytilus galloprovincialis chromosome 12, xbMytGall1.hap1.1, whole genome shotgun sequence genome contains these proteins:
- the LOC143054693 gene encoding uncharacterized protein LOC143054693, which yields MSDVSDDEDPIDNIDFSVISNSIEAGGNTLDQILNAVHYGSPEIRHLLRESCDFIFECKHCKNLFRAIPNFIAHKRIYCGDKSFFQNTPKKKPKKKEEVVIVRPVSPSLSVPVEIIPKEGEKTVLEQILTGSFQGSSEAYKHYTEAATHVEKQNMIQSSSAVVTSAIKNTQNAVNVNVIEKPLTSGKEVVSNATAILEKAKKSKKQALTKIVDGLKKSATSSNSESSSSPKKIVDKKATGDNASEVQNKSVATVVKPVLESKRKSNKTQTKTDGTVVQKLKEKVDNTSSTVKSGKTEPTKSVKVVLTQLPDKEQISEKKDSTVDKLSKKSSGSSSYADVVKTGKSPDKSPDKSQTSKISNDLRPVKTQNGSELSELSQLGHCDLDKLKCLICNLQYTQKKTLLQHMHVIHSDTKRKYPCTMCKKTFDYFWGLTRHLLLNHKKSKEEIDRMRPELRGLAYTVNELSKIEDSEHTTDKNQSTMKTARRNQVTKTIVKMNTCDGCHKSFWQKKNYEEHAKQCGFLAADQSQKKVTKNSLTKEEHSKSPSTTSVASRRKKTLQKLAESRDTKDTEDDVSDNTSEVDNGGRSMEGRKAASANRLRIGGKFVSKQFQQKMQENLKKETETNEKMNENKSNTSKNKMVKKLKEKSRNFVPAQRFISTRRSAEFYHSPAQRTRFHDKRRAVVSSPKKDSPSKSPRKACEKMFESGSESSTKQSPEQKSELELARRNLLQAIEKGQMKDDENTTEKTGSPVKKGSTAVPSGKKLAVSETGRSRSVSRRSQSTPSRDGSTDGIKKPGVSSDKKQPQSRDSSIDSVRSRKSTRTQRDTSRDLSVESVRSRKSIRTQRDTSRDLSVESVRSCQSTRSLSRGKLITEKAVGKGDEKESDIKGRSRLSTRQSAINDSQDSTNQNVTDIKSPGQGNVAIKQSEGKTSESLQTKTSHDTLQKSSSSKNAESKPDEKLNRKNVKNSPTQKSDGKKSSPTTKSPPKVAVSKKSPGKDEIDGTKQGDQGQKMKPKWSTKNWTDRKPVDPLDTLKIGTKRANKGKILKNEGKLKGVTKHKVMKAKARYATRSMKTRIQTAKKIGELKKRQSTRISAKKNDDDTKSQDVAEVVKPTNSDKNKDNISQQKPVGKSQTTPNSDKKCNPKDVEKNIKGKLKEEVKMSPARDKKIKTVKTFPASKQKGKIETPEKNDKRKSVGKIPTSSEIKTKCVESEKASVKSSESKNVKEENVGTSDEDKAGEVTVYSHRPRIASDMEGVKIIEEIWVSKEIGQPLQSVKCKKTIIESPKKSKAGRMYVVDSADTDPDKSKCLDFSRINHLVDYKNNKCLQCGLELTDISSLRRHAVRHLGWKRYKCRLCAYTGFNRSECNSHIKRRHAEKLIASSSPLSSFIIDLNKEASDVRNRKKKSTMKKKTIAEKKSEKVSDTGPRTLRKSSRKSITVDGQAGESANSKSEKSVTLVTENLPVSRSRSNSGPPEATTSLEYESTDNEAALTRKRKRAISEEGVAMETKGDNLTPMSTSQESELSKQQSDSLSKTMDDNLDDLEEELRSVSDYEDNNDPPPRNVVSPTWTKMNANVALMMATLEEARATKFSRGKRGRGGLRKFSPPLRKYSRLSTDESIDQDTSSLKDDNEESSPLDNNVNKNSDSTVEKEKEQMEDNTVEESPKNPQSTAKNTVNKTVSSEKPEKLLSESTENETLSKDEKTTEIKEKESSEMKSSEESNKTESTTNVEEKCTDMEHSSVNKEEDNDIKGNKQSSEEENVKSVKSGVESLKSNVQSVISDVESVKSVVQSVKSDAVSIKSDEIDSKKVNSEIVKPSADNVKEEKDTKCEEEITKSGEETKQDSEQSKKENTAV from the coding sequence ATGTCTGACGTAAGTGATGATGAAGATCCCATTGACAATATTGATTTCTCCGTGATCAGTAATTCAATAGAAGCAGGAGGAAATACACTGGACCAAATCCTGAATGCTGTACATTATGGGTCTCCAGAAATTCGTCATCTTTTACGGGAGTCATGTGACTTCATATTTGAATGTAAACATTGCAAGAACCTTTTCCGTGCCATACCTAACTTCATTGCTCATAAAAGAATTTATTGCGGAGACAAGTCATTTTTTCAAAACACTCCCAAAAAGAAACCTAAGAAAAAGGAGGAAGTTGTAATTGTACGTCCAGTTTCTCCGTCCTTATCTGTTCCGGTGGAAATAATTCCAAAGGAAGGAGAAAAAACTGTGTTAGAACAGATACTGACTGGTTCTTTTCAAGGTAGCTCCGAGGCTTATAAACACTATACAGAAGCTGCTACTCATGTGGAAAAACAAAACATGATTCAATCTTCCTCAGCTGTAGTCACCAGTGcaataaaaaacacacaaaatgCAGTCAATGTTAATGTTATTGAGAAACCTCTTACATCAGGGAAGGAAGTGGTGTCTAATGCTACAGCTATTTTAGAAAAagccaaaaaatcaaaaaaacagGCACTAACAAAAATCGTAGATGGCCTGAAAAAATCTGCCACTTCTTCAAATTCAGAATCAAGTTCATCACCCAAAAAGATCGTAGATAAGAAAGCTACTGGAGATAATGCCAGTGAAGTTCAGAATAAATCTGTTGCGACGGTGGTCAAACCAGTCTTGGAGTCAAAACGTAAAAGTAACAAAACACAAACTAAAACAGATGGCACTGTAGTACAGAAACTAAAAGAAAAAGTAGATAACACTTCTTCTACAGTGAAATCCGGAAAAACAGAACCAACTAAATCAGTAAAAGTTGTTTTGACCCAGTTGCCAGATAAAGAACAAATTTCTGAGAAAAAGGACTCTACTGTGgacaaattgtcaaaaaaatcaAGTGGTTCATCTTCTTATGCTGATGTAGTCAAAACTGGGAAATCTCCAGATAAATCTCCAGATAAATCTCAAACATCAAAAATATCTAATGATTTAAGGCCTGTCAAAACACAAAATGGATCAGAATTGTCTGAACTAAGTCAGTTAGGTCACTGTGACCTAGATAAACTGAAGTGCCTCATTTGTAACTTACAGTACACACAGAAGAAAACACTACTACAACACATGCATGTAATTCATTCTGACACAAAGAGAAAATATCCTTGTACTATGTGCAAAAAAACATTCGACTATTTTTGGGGTCTGACACGTCATCTTTTGTTGAATCACAAGAAATCTAAAGAGGAAATTGATCGAATGAGACCTGAATTACGGGGTCTTGCATATACAGTTAACGAACTTAGTAAAATAGAAGATTCTGAACATACCACAGACAAAAATCAAAGTACCATGAAAACTGCACGTAGGAATCAAGTAACGAaaacgattgtgaaaatgaatacaTGTGATGGTTGTCATAAATCATTCTGGCAAAAGAAAAACTACGAAGAGCACGCAAAACAATGTGGTTTCCTGGCTGCTGACCAATCACAGAAAAAAGTTACGAAAAACAGCCTTACGAAAGAAGAGCATTCTAAGTCACCTTCTACCACATCAGTAGCATCTCGTCGTAAAAAGACCCTTCAAAAGTTGGCAGAAAGTAGGGACACGAAAGACACTGAAGATGACGTTAGTGACAATACATCAGAAGTTGATAATGGAGGAAGATCTATGGAGGGAAGAAAAGCAGCATCAGCAAACAGACTCAGAATTGGCGGGAAATTTGTCTCCAAGCAGTTCCAGCAGAAGATGCAGGAAAACTTAAAGAAAGAAACAGAGACTAATGAAAAAATGAACGAGAATAAATCAAAtactagtaaaaataaaatggtgAAAAAACTGAAGGAAAAGTCTCGAAACTTTGTTCCTGCTCAGAGATTCATCAGTACAAGAAGGTCAGCTGAATTTTATCATTCACCTGCCCAGAGGACAAGGTTTCATGACAAAAGGAGGGCAGTCGTGTCCAGTCCAAAGAAGGATTCGCCAAGTAAATCGCCCAGGAAAGCATGTGAAAAAATGTTTGAATCTGGTTCTGAGTCTTCTACGAAACAATCACCTGAGCAGAAGTCAGAACTTGAGCTTGCAAGACGTAATCTATTACAAGCAATAGAAAAAGGCCAGATGAAAGACGATGAAAACACAACGGAAAAAACAGGATCTCCAGTGAAAAAAGGAAGTACCGCAGTACCAAGTGGTAAAAAATTAGCTGTATCAGAGACTGGACGATCACGGTCAGTTAGCAGAAGGTCACAGAGCACGCCATCCAGGGATGGCTCAACTGATGGCATTAAAAAACCTGGTGTAAGTTCTGATAAAAAGCAGCCTCAATCAAGGGATTCATCTATTGATAGTGTTAGGTCCAGGAAAAGTACTAGGACACAAAGAGATACCTCTAGAGATTTGTCTGTAGAAAGTGTTAGGTCTCGGAAAAGTATCAGAACACAAAGAGATACATCCAGAGATTTGTCAGTAGAAAGTGTCCGATCATGTCAAAGTACAAGAAGTTTATCAAGAGGAAAATTAATTACAGAGAAAGCCGTAGGAAAGGGAGATGAGAAAGAGTCTGACATAAAAGGTAGATCTCGTCTTTCAACACGTCAGTCTGCTATAAATGATTCACAGgattcaaccaatcaaaatgtaaCTGATATCAAATCACCAGGTCAAGGTAATGTTGCCATAAAACAGTCAGAAGGTAAAACCTCAGAGTCGCTACAAACAAAAACATCACACGATACATTACAAAAATCATCTTCATCAAAAAATGCTGAGAGTAAACCTGATGAAAAGTTGAATAGAAAAAATGTCAAGAATTCACCTACACAGAAGTCTGATGGTAAAAAATCTTCTCCAACTACTAAAAGTCCACCCAAAGTTGCAGTGTCTAAGAAAAGTCCGGGAAAAGATGAAATTGATGGAACAAAGCAAGGGGACCAAGGACAGAAAATGAAACCTAAATGGTCCACGAAAAACTGGACTGATAGAAAACCTGTTGATCCTTTGGACACTCTGAAGATTGGGACAAAACGTGCGAATAAAGGgaagattttaaaaaatgagGGAAAATTAAAAGGAGTAACAAAACATAAAGTAATGAAAGCTAAAGCCAGGTATGCAACGAGGTCAATGAAGACTCGCATACAGACAGCCAAGAAAATAGGGGAATTGAAAAAGAGGCAGTCGACTAGGATATCGGCAAAGAAAAATGACGATGATACTAAATCTCAAGATGTGGCTGAAGTAGTAAAACCTACAAATTctgataaaaacaaagataatatTAGTCAACAGAAGCCTGTTGGCAAAAGTCAAACCACACCAAATTCAGATAAAAAGTGCAATCCAAAAGATGTGGAGAAAAACATAAAAGGGAAGCTTAAAGAGGAAGTAAAAATGTCTCCTGCTAgagataaaaagataaaaactgTTAAAACTTTTCCAGCGTCTAAACAGAAAGGTAAAATTGAAACaccagaaaaaaatgataaaaggaaATCAGTAGGTAAAATTCCAACATCTTcggaaataaaaacaaagtgtGTTGAAAGCGAAAAAGCATCTGTTAAGTCATCAGAAAGCAAAAATGTAAAGGAAGAGAATGTTGGAACTAGCGATGAAGATAAAGCTGGTGAAGTGACTGTATACTCCCACAGACCAAGGATTGCTTCAGATATGGAAGGAGTCAAAATTATAGAGGAAATATGGGTCAGCAAAGAAATAGGTCAACCATTACAAAGTGTCAAATGTAAAAAGACGATTATAGAGTCGCCAAAAAAGTCAAAAGCTGGGAGGATGTATGTCGTTGATTCAGCCGACACTGATCCTGACAAATCAAAATGTTTAGATTTTAGCCGAATAAATCATTTGGTGgattacaaaaacaacaaatgtcTACAATGTGGCCTTGAACTTACAGATATTTCTAGTTTACGTAGGCATGCAGTCAGGCATCTAGGTTGGAAGAGGTATAAATGTAGGCTCTGTGCATACACTGGATTCAACAGGTCGGAGTGCAACTCTCATATAAAAAGACGTCATGCAGAAAAACTCATTGCCAGCTCGTCTCCATTGTCATCATTCATTATAGACCTGAATAAAGAAGCGTCTGATGTCCgtaacagaaaaaagaaatcaacaatgaaaaagaaaactaTCGCAGAAAAGAAGTCAGAAAAAGTTTCTGATACAGGTCCAAGAACATTGAGAAAATCTTCAAGGAAAAGCATTACAGTGGATGGTCAGGCAGGGGAATCTGCAAACAGCAAGTCTGAAAAATCGGTAACTTTAGTCACTGAAAATCTGCCTGTTAGTAGATCAAGATCTAATTCTGGACCTCCTGAGGCAACCACCTCCCTGGAATACGAGTCTACTGATAATGAGGCTGCATTAACACGTAAGAGAAAACGAGCAATCAGTGAAGAAGGTGTAGCTATGgaaacaaagggagataatttgactCCAATGTCAACATCTCAAGAATCTGAACTGTCTAAACAACAATCTGATTCTTTAAGTAAGACTATGGATGATAATTTAGATGACTTAGAAGAAGAACTGCGTAGTGTTTCTGATTATGAGGATAATAACGATCCACCACCGAGAAATGTTGTCTCGCCTACATGGACAAAAATGAATGCGAATGTGGCATTAATGATGGCCACACTTGAGGAGGCAAGAGCCACAAAGTTCTCAAGAGGGAAGCGAGGCCGGGGAGGTCTTCGTAAATTTAGTCCTCCACTTCGTAAATATTCCCGTCTTAGTACAGATGAATCAATAGATCAAGATACAAGTTCATTGAAGGATGACAATGAAGAGTCATCTCCCTTAGATAACAAtgtgaataaaaactcagattcTACTGTAGAAAAAGAAAAGGAACAAATGGAGGATAATACTGTCGAGGAATCTCCAAAAAATCCACAATCCACAGCTAAGAATACAGTGAATAAAACAGTCTCGAGTGAAAAGCCTGAAAAATTACTAAGTGAATCAACAGAGAATGAAACTCTTTCAAAAGATGAAAAAACTACCGAGATAAAGGAAAAGGAATCGTCAGAAATGAAAAGTAGTGAAGAAAGTAATAAAACTGAATCTACCACAAATGTAGAGGAGAAATGTACTGATATGGAACACTCTTCTGTAAATAAGGAAGAAGACAATGATATAAAAGGAAACAAGCAGTCTTCAGAGGAGGAAAATGTGAAATCAGTAAAATCAGGTGTGGAATCACTAAAATCAAATGTACAATCAGTGATATCGGATGTAGAATCAGTGAAATCAGTTGTGCAATCAGTAAAATCAGATGCTGTATCAATAAAATCAGATGAAATTGATTCTAAAAAAGTTAATAGTGAAATTGTAAAACCAAGTGCAGACAACGTTAAGGAAGAAAAAGATACAAAGTGCGAagaagaaataacaaaatcagGTGAAGAAACAAAACAGGACTCAGAACAatctaaaaaagaaaacacagCTGTATAG